One window of the Cardiocondyla obscurior isolate alpha-2009 linkage group LG05, Cobs3.1, whole genome shotgun sequence genome contains the following:
- the LOC139103018 gene encoding zinc finger matrin-type protein 2-like isoform X1, with product MSSLDYLDLFEGEGDVRQIFFKNTACLPIKRPDDHRRKWNREEYERIALQRLQDEIAEEELGIPKQPAVKRELLKQRDYKVDLESKLGKSVVINKNTPSSQTGGYYCNVCDCVVKDSINFLDHINGTKHQRNLGMSMKIERSTLDQVKARFAQNKKKLEEKKKDYDLEQRVKELKEEEEKIKEYRKEKRKDKKRKHEELPEDDAGPSDEIAAIMGFSGFGSKKKG from the exons ATGTCCTCCCTCGATTACCTGGACCTTTTCGAAGGCGAGGGAGACGTGCGGCAGATCTTCTTCAAGAACACCGCCTGTTTGCCGATCAAG CGACCTGATGATCATCGAAGAAAATGGAATCGAGAGGAATACGAGAGGATAGCGCTCCAAAGACTCCAAGATGAAATTGCGGAGGAAGAATTGGGAATTCCTAAGCAGCCAGCAGTCAAAAGAGAATTACTGAAACAAAGAGATTACAAAGTTGATCTTGAATCTAAATTGGGCAAGAGtgttgttataaataaaaataccccATCGTCACAAACCGGAGG gtACTACTGCAATGTGTGCGATTGCGTTGTCAAAGACTCTATCAATTTCTTGGATCACATTAATGGGACAAAAC atcAGCGTAATCTGGGGATGTCTATGAAGATAGAGCGATCTACGTTGGACCAGGTTAAAGCAAGATTTgcacaaaacaaaaaaaagcttgaagaaaaaaaaaaagattatgaCTTGGAACAACGAGTAAAAGAGTTGAAAGAAGAg gaagaaaaaatcaaagaatACAGGAAAGAGAAGCGAAAGGATAAGAAAAGAAAGCACGAGGAATTGCCCGAGGATGACGCAGGACCTTCCGATGAAATAGCTGCGATCATGGGATTTTCAGGCTTtggttcgaaaaaaaaaggataa
- the LOC139103018 gene encoding zinc finger matrin-type protein 2-like isoform X2, producing MSMRPDDHRRKWNREEYERIALQRLQDEIAEEELGIPKQPAVKRELLKQRDYKVDLESKLGKSVVINKNTPSSQTGGYYCNVCDCVVKDSINFLDHINGTKHQRNLGMSMKIERSTLDQVKARFAQNKKKLEEKKKDYDLEQRVKELKEEEEKIKEYRKEKRKDKKRKHEELPEDDAGPSDEIAAIMGFSGFGSKKKG from the exons ATGTCGATG CGACCTGATGATCATCGAAGAAAATGGAATCGAGAGGAATACGAGAGGATAGCGCTCCAAAGACTCCAAGATGAAATTGCGGAGGAAGAATTGGGAATTCCTAAGCAGCCAGCAGTCAAAAGAGAATTACTGAAACAAAGAGATTACAAAGTTGATCTTGAATCTAAATTGGGCAAGAGtgttgttataaataaaaataccccATCGTCACAAACCGGAGG gtACTACTGCAATGTGTGCGATTGCGTTGTCAAAGACTCTATCAATTTCTTGGATCACATTAATGGGACAAAAC atcAGCGTAATCTGGGGATGTCTATGAAGATAGAGCGATCTACGTTGGACCAGGTTAAAGCAAGATTTgcacaaaacaaaaaaaagcttgaagaaaaaaaaaaagattatgaCTTGGAACAACGAGTAAAAGAGTTGAAAGAAGAg gaagaaaaaatcaaagaatACAGGAAAGAGAAGCGAAAGGATAAGAAAAGAAAGCACGAGGAATTGCCCGAGGATGACGCAGGACCTTCCGATGAAATAGCTGCGATCATGGGATTTTCAGGCTTtggttcgaaaaaaaaaggataa
- the Rpl3 gene encoding large ribosomal subunit protein uL3, giving the protein MSHRKFSAPRHGSMGFYPKKRSQRHRGKVKAFPKDDPSKPVHLTAFISYKAGMTHVVREADRPGSKVNKKEIVEAVTILETPPMIVVGLVGYIETPHGLRALATVWAEHLSEDCRRRFYKNWYKSKKKAFTKASKKWQDDLGRKSIEADLKKIKKYCSVVRIIAHTQMKLLRQRQKKAHIMEIQLNGGTIEDKVQWARDHLEKPVPISTVFAADEMIDVIGVTKGKGYKGVTSRWHTKKLPRKTHKGLRKVACIGAWHPSRVSFTVARAGQKGYHHRTEMNKKIYRIGQGIHTKDGKIVKNNASTEYDLTDKSITPMGGFPHYGEVNNDFIMIKGCCMGPKKRVITLRKSLLVHTKRAALEKINLKFIDTSSKFGHGRFQTAVDKASFMGQLKKDRLREEEARTVGVSSAPPAQ; this is encoded by the exons ATG TCGCACAGGAAGTTCAGCGCCCCTCGACATGGCTCGATGGGATTCTACCCGAAGAAAAGATCTCAAAGACATCGCGGAAAAGTAAAGGCTTTCCCGAAGGATGATCCTAGCAAGCCTGTACACTTAACGGCTTTTATCAGCTATAAAGCCGGTATGACTCATGTTGTGAGAGAAGCCGATCGCCCTGGCTCAA aggtaaataaaaaggaaattgtGGAGGCAGTAACTATCCTTGAGACACCACCAATGATTGTTGTTGGTCTTGTTGGATATATTGAAACTCCTCATGGCCTTAGAGCACTTGCCACTGTCTGGGCAGAGCATTTGTCAGAAGATTGCCGCAGACGTTTCTATAAGAACTg GTACAAGAGCAAGAAGAAGGCATTTACGAAGGCGTCGAAGAAATGGCAAGACGACCTCGGCCGTAAATCTATCGAAGCGGATctcaagaaaattaagaagtaTTGCAGCGTTGTTCGTATCATTGCGCACACTCAG atgaAGCTGTTGAGGCAACGCCAAAAGAAAGCTCACATTATGGAAATTCAGTTGAATGGCGGTACTATCGAAGATAAAGTACAATGGGCGCGGGATCATTTGGAGAAACCTGTGCCTATTAGTACCGTGTTTGCTGCCGATGAAATGATTGACGTGATTGGAGTTACTAAGGGAAAGGGTTACAAAG GTGTTACATCCAGGTGGCATACGAAGAAATTGCCACGCAAAACCCACAAGGGTTTGAGGAAGGTTGCCTGTATCGGCGCATGGCATCCTAGCCGCGTGTCCTTTACTGTTGCGCGTGCTGGTCAGAAAGGATATCACCATCGCACTGAAATGAACAAAAAGATTTACAGAATTGGACAGGGCATTCATACTAAGGATGGCAAG attgtGAAGAACAATGCTTCGACAGAATACGATCTTACTGATAAGAGCATTACACCGATGGGTGGCTTCCCGCATTATGGTGAGGTAAATAACGACTTCATCATGATCAAGGGATGCTGCATGGGTCCGAAGAAGCGCGTGATTACACTCAGAAAG TCCTTGTTAGTGCACACAAAGAGAGCGGCATTGGAGAAGATCAATCTTAAATTCATCGACACTAGCTCGAAATTCGGACACGGCCGCTTCCAAACTGCTGTCGACAAGGCTTCCTTTATGGGACAACTTAAGAAAGATCGGCTGCGTGAGGAAGAAGCACGAACTGTTGGCGTGTCGTCCGCTCCACCAGCACAGTAG